Within the Chryseobacterium geocarposphaerae genome, the region GTGATGCTAATAATATCTTCATTCTCAGTAATTAAATAGATTGAGTATTATCGTCATGCCATTTCCCCTGAACTTTCATTACCTGCTCAATCACATCCCGTACTGCTCCACTTCCGCCTTTTATAGGAGAAATATAATCTGAAACAGCTTTCACTTCCGGAACAGCATTTTCAGGACAGGCTGCAATGGCAGAATTTTCCATGATATGAATATCGGGTAAATCATCACCCATCGTCAAAATTTCCTCGTTTTTAAGATGATATTTCTTTTTAAAATCTTCAAAATCCTCCAATTTGTTATGAGATTTCGGGTAATAATCTTCAATCCCAAGGTAGTTGATCCTGTGTTTTACCATTTCATCATTCCCTCCTGTGATTACTCCTATTAAATAATTGTTTTTTAGAGCTTTAACGACTGCATATCCATCTAATACATTCATTACCCTGCACATATTTCCTCCGGGCATCAGATACACACTTCCGTCTGTGAAAACGCCGTCTACATCGAAAACAAATGCCTTAATATTTTTTAGTTTTTCTTTATAACTCATTTTATTTTAAGTTGTTGAATCGTTAAGTTGTTGAGATGTTTGGTTGTAAAACGATTATCAACTTGGTATCTCAACAGTTTAACATTTCTATAAATTATACATTTTCTGAATGGAATGATTCATTGTTTTATAAATCTCCAGACTTTCATCCTTTAGTAACTGTTCATGCAGTTCCAGAATTCTTCTATCGTTTCTTACCGCTGGACCGGTTTGTGCAGATTGAGGATCAATTTCATGAATTTTCTGTACCGTTTCATCAATTAAGGGTAAAAAATAATCAAATGGAATTTCCTGGGAATCCGAAATTTCCTTGGCTCTTGAAAAAAGATGATTCACAAAATTGCAGGCAAAAACTGCTGTTAAATGAATATATTTTCTTTTTTCATGGGTGCTTTCCATTACTTTTTGGGAGATTTTAGAAGCCACTTCAAACAAAGTTTTTTTATCTTCTTCATTTTCAGCTTCTACAAAAAACGGAATATTGGAATAGTCCAGTTCTTTAGATTTTGAAAACGTTTGCAACGGATAAAGGCTTGATTTTCTGTACTCCCCTGCTAAAATTTCTTTTGGCAATGATCCTGAAGTATGGGTAACCAGGCAATCTTTTTTAATAATGATTTTAGAGACGGCTTCCACTGAATTATCACTTACACAAATGATATATAAGTCTGCATCTTCCAGAATTTCTGTTGAAAAAGGAACCTTTAATTCTTCAGAAATTTTTTTCAGTTCTGTTTCGTTCCTGCCAAAAATCTGAGCTAATGGAGTGTTATTCAATACAAAAGCTTTTGCCATATGATAGGCTACATTTCCGGAACCAATGATTACAATTTGCATAAAACAAAGATAAGGTTTTAGGTTTAGTTTTAGAAGATAAGGATGTTATAGAAAATTTATTTCCTTTATAAAGGTAATAAACATACCTCTCTGATATTATTTTTGATATTTGGACTAAAAATTGAATAAGTAATTTAACTTTTAGATATTTTTGTAATCCAAAACAGTGAAAGCATCTTATGAAGATTAAAGACGCGGAAATTATTTCGTTGATGCAAGATTCACGAACTCAGGAAAAAGGAGTTCGTGCTCTGATGGATGCTTATCAAAGTAGATTGTATTGGCACATAAGAAGAATTATTGTGGACGGAGATCTTGCTCAGGACACTTTGCAGGAGACTTTTATTAAAGCTTATCAGAATTTTCACCAGTTCAAAAACGATAGCCAATTGTATACTTGGCTGTACAGAATTGCTACCAACGAAGCATTACAGCAGGTAAATAAATTGAAGAAAATGCAGAAATCTGATGAAGATCCTGAATACCATATGCAGAATCTTATTGCTGACAATACAGAAGGAAGCGCAGAAGAAATACAAATATTGCTACAGAATGCTATACAGAGTCTGCCAGAAAAGCAGAAACTGGTATTTATGATGCGGTATTATGATGATTTGCCTTACGAAGAAATATCTAAGATTGTAGATATGTCGGTAGGAACATTAAAAACAAATTATCATTATGCCAAACAAAAAATAGAAGAATATATTAAAGAAAATTACGAAAGATAATTTCTTAAAAAACTGAGATGAAAGACTTTGATCTAGAAAAATTAGAACGTAAAAACATTTATAAAGTCCCTGAAAATTTATTTGAAAATATTCAGGGGAAGGTTTTGAGCGGGATTAATGATTTTGATCTCGAAAAATTAGAACGCAAAAATATTTATACAATTCCTGAAAATCTGTTTGCAAATATTCAGGAGAATGTATTGAATAATATGTCACCTGCTAAAAAAGCACCTGTTTTTAAATTAAATTTAAATTGGGCTTATGCGGCGGCGGCGTCATTAGCATTGATTTTTGGGATGACTTTTGTTTTTAATAATAATGATTCAAAAGAAAAAGAGAATTCCCAGGCAGCATATGCTATGAATAACCAGGAACCTAAAACAGAAAGCGAACTCGCTTATGAAACTCTAAAATCTGATTTAACTTCTGTTGAAAATAATAATCAAATAACTGGAGATCAGAATAATAAAAATTCTTATGTTCAGGATAACAGCAACGGAGATGAAAAAACAAAATCTCAAATCGTAAAGCCTGTTTCGAAACATAATGAAACACAAATGAACGAGTACTTGGAATCATTTACCAATTCTGAAATATCAGAACTGGCAAGTAATTCCACTCAGGATGTTTATTTGGATTTATATAATTAAAAGAAAGGATGAAAAAGATATTATTTACACTTTTTATCATTTATAGTTTTGTCTTAAATGCACAAAGGACAGACTATGACTGGAAAAAAATGGATCCCAAACAGAGGAAGGAAGTTATCAATAATCTTTCTCCTGAAGAAAGAAAAGCACTTCTTACCAAGTTCAGGAATAATATGGTGATGGAAAATCTGAATATTGACCCGAGTGATAAAACCGAATTTACGGAGATTTATAATGAATATCTGGATAGCCAGAGACAGATAAAGAGTCAGTTTAATTCTAATTTTGATCCTGAAGCCTTATCTGATGAGGAAGCGAAAGCTAAACTTCAACAGAGTTTTGAAGTAGGGCAGAAGCTATTGGATAATAGAAAAAAGTATGCAGAAAAAATGCAACAAGTAATTCCTTGCCAAAAAGTTTTGAAATTGTTTCAATCTGAGGGAATGATGAGAGATAAGATGAATGAAAGAAAACCGCACGGAAACGATAATAATTCAAGACCTAAGCAAACCCCATAATAGTTTATTTTTTTAATGTTGGACGACTCTCATAATTTATTTGTGAGGGTCGTTTAATTTTAAAGGAATTTGTAATTTTACTTCTGAAACTTTCTTATGATGAAACAAATTTTATTATTCCTTTTATTTTCAGGGGCATTATTTTCGCAGAAAACAGAAATTATAGATCTTACCAAATCTATTAAAGACAGCAAAAACTCTATCAAAAGTTTTACGGTGATAGATCAAAGAGCTAGCCAGGAAATCGGATCGGTAATGTATCATAAAGACGAAATAAAAGTTGCTTTCGAAAATGATGCAAGTAAAGATATTCAAAATTGGTTTTATAAATATAATCCGGTAAGAGGTAATGACAATATGGTTCTTTTACTGGAGAAATTAAATATTTCTGAAGATAAAAAAGAAAAATATTCAATTGGAAAACTTGAGTTGAGAGCCAGCATTTTCATTAAAAAAGATGATGGATATCATTATGTTTGTAGAAAAGATACAGTTGCAACAACTTCATCCCGTACTACACCATATTTGGGACAAAATCTGGCGAGAAAAACGACTCTTATTTTAACAGATTTATTTAAAGATTCTTATGAAGCAAAACCATGGGATTTTAGTATTCCAGAGAATGAACTTCAAAATTATGCTTCTTTATTAAAAGATAAGCTTGATATTTTAAAGGCAACTGAGCTAACAGATGGAGTTTATAAAGATTATTATAGCTTTTTTACATACAATCCTGATCCCGAATATACATTGCAGACTAATGACAAAGGAATAGTTACAAAAGCAATAAAAGGGGAGGACAAAAAAGCAATCAGATATTTCTATGCTTTTGTATATAAAGGAATTGCATACAAAAATATTCCTTTTGGCTATACTGAAATATTTAAAGATGAGAATGGTCTTTTTATTGAGGTTACAAAGGCAGAATTATTTCCTGAATCCACAACTAGTGGTGCTTCGATTGGAGCTGCAGCGGGGGGAATCATTGGAGGGGTAATTGGTGCTGTTGTAGATGCCAGTATAGGCAGTAAAAAACGTAATACTAATGGCTCTAAAGTTTATCTTGATCCTTTTACAGGACATTATATTTTGCCT harbors:
- a CDS encoding KdsC family phosphatase, encoding MSYKEKLKNIKAFVFDVDGVFTDGSVYLMPGGNMCRVMNVLDGYAVVKALKNNYLIGVITGGNDEMVKHRINYLGIEDYYPKSHNKLEDFEDFKKKYHLKNEEILTMGDDLPDIHIMENSAIAACPENAVPEVKAVSDYISPIKGGSGAVRDVIEQVMKVQGKWHDDNTQSI
- a CDS encoding YajG family lipoprotein, which encodes MMKQILLFLLFSGALFSQKTEIIDLTKSIKDSKNSIKSFTVIDQRASQEIGSVMYHKDEIKVAFENDASKDIQNWFYKYNPVRGNDNMVLLLEKLNISEDKKEKYSIGKLELRASIFIKKDDGYHYVCRKDTVATTSSRTTPYLGQNLARKTTLILTDLFKDSYEAKPWDFSIPENELQNYASLLKDKLDILKATELTDGVYKDYYSFFTYNPDPEYTLQTNDKGIVTKAIKGEDKKAIRYFYAFVYKGIAYKNIPFGYTEIFKDENGLFIEVTKAELFPESTTSGASIGAAAGGIIGGVIGAVVDASIGSKKRNTNGSKVYLDPFTGHYILPENFGKTK
- a CDS encoding RNA polymerase sigma factor; translated protein: MKIKDAEIISLMQDSRTQEKGVRALMDAYQSRLYWHIRRIIVDGDLAQDTLQETFIKAYQNFHQFKNDSQLYTWLYRIATNEALQQVNKLKKMQKSDEDPEYHMQNLIADNTEGSAEEIQILLQNAIQSLPEKQKLVFMMRYYDDLPYEEISKIVDMSVGTLKTNYHYAKQKIEEYIKENYER
- a CDS encoding Rossmann-like and DUF2520 domain-containing protein, whose translation is MQIVIIGSGNVAYHMAKAFVLNNTPLAQIFGRNETELKKISEELKVPFSTEILEDADLYIICVSDNSVEAVSKIIIKKDCLVTHTSGSLPKEILAGEYRKSSLYPLQTFSKSKELDYSNIPFFVEAENEEDKKTLFEVASKISQKVMESTHEKRKYIHLTAVFACNFVNHLFSRAKEISDSQEIPFDYFLPLIDETVQKIHEIDPQSAQTGPAVRNDRRILELHEQLLKDESLEIYKTMNHSIQKMYNL